In one Flavobacteriales bacterium genomic region, the following are encoded:
- a CDS encoding cyclase family protein: MLADIMHRGRRFKVDLSQPIDLSLPLAAGDTGPRAWHVGPVAMEPVRMGDRVFAVREGAPVNFRDVRFNPHGHGTHTESVGHISPECHPVGGLLKRYFFTAQMVSVRPEGRRAPDQREDRVITLEQLRSVVSERPPEALVIRTLPNDEGAATRQWSGSNPCYLQSTACAWLRSIGVKHLLLDLPSVDREEDGGVLAAHHAFWDFPASVDLERTITELIHVPTAAADGDYLLELQLPHFINDAAPSRPVLYAVLP, from the coding sequence ATGCTGGCTGATATCATGCACCGCGGGCGCCGCTTCAAGGTCGACCTTTCCCAGCCGATCGACCTCTCGCTCCCGTTGGCTGCGGGGGATACCGGTCCGCGCGCCTGGCACGTGGGGCCCGTGGCCATGGAACCCGTGCGCATGGGCGACCGCGTCTTCGCCGTCAGGGAGGGTGCGCCGGTGAACTTCCGCGACGTGCGCTTCAACCCGCACGGCCATGGCACCCACACCGAGAGCGTGGGCCATATCAGCCCCGAGTGCCATCCGGTGGGCGGTCTCCTCAAGCGGTATTTCTTCACGGCCCAGATGGTGAGCGTGAGGCCGGAGGGCCGGAGGGCCCCCGATCAGCGCGAGGACCGCGTGATCACCTTGGAACAGCTGCGCAGCGTGGTGAGCGAGCGTCCGCCCGAGGCACTCGTGATCCGCACCCTACCCAATGATGAGGGCGCCGCCACCCGGCAATGGAGCGGCAGCAACCCCTGCTACCTCCAGAGCACGGCCTGCGCCTGGTTGCGCAGCATCGGCGTCAAGCACCTCCTCCTCGACCTGCCCAGCGTGGACCGCGAGGAGGACGGCGGGGTGCTGGCAGCGCACCATGCCTTCTGGGACTTCCCCGCATCGGTCGACCTGGAGCGCACCATCACCGAGCTCATCCATGTGCCGACCGCTGCGGCGGACGGCGACTACCTGTTGGAGCTGCAACTGCCGCACTTCATCAACGATGCGGCCCCGAGCCGTCCGGTGCTCTACGCGGTGCTGCCATGA
- a CDS encoding DUF4412 domain-containing protein — protein MLLPQRLLLLAALAFPGMGNSLSAQAFEGVIEFTKTTGPVVTTYKYYVKGEHVRIEEVSARGEVQGIMLVDTHDKTVTALSPERKLYMDVPNMRLPKDVETQVQKTSDLKDIAGYKCEKWVVKSTKEDRVITYWVAADEFNFFIPLLETLNRKDEQAVFFLQIKDAKGVFPMLGVEHKLDGAEVSRLEVKQVTKAVQKPALFEIPAGFNKFERN, from the coding sequence ATGCTCCTCCCCCAACGCCTCCTCCTCCTCGCCGCCCTGGCCTTTCCAGGGATGGGCAACTCCCTGAGCGCCCAGGCCTTCGAGGGGGTCATTGAGTTCACCAAGACCACCGGGCCGGTGGTGACCACCTACAAGTACTACGTGAAAGGCGAGCATGTCCGCATCGAGGAGGTGAGCGCCCGCGGCGAGGTGCAGGGCATCATGCTGGTGGATACCCACGACAAGACCGTGACCGCCCTGAGCCCCGAGCGCAAGCTGTACATGGATGTGCCCAACATGCGCCTGCCCAAGGACGTGGAGACGCAGGTGCAGAAAACCTCCGACCTGAAGGACATCGCCGGCTACAAGTGCGAGAAGTGGGTGGTGAAGAGCACCAAGGAGGACCGCGTGATCACCTACTGGGTGGCAGCGGACGAATTCAACTTCTTCATCCCCTTGCTCGAGACACTGAACCGCAAGGACGAGCAGGCGGTGTTCTTCTTGCAGATCAAGGATGCCAAGGGCGTATTCCCCATGCTGGGCGTGGAGCACAAGCTGGATGGGGCCGAGGTGAGCCGCCTGGAGGTGAAGCAGGTCACCAAGGCCGTGCAGAAGCCGGCCCTGTTCGAGATTCCAGCGGGCTTCAACAAGTTCGAGCGGAACTGA
- a CDS encoding HAMP domain-containing sensor histidine kinase: MDLYSRKQRWKLVLAAVAMLLVGASLWYSSRIVEDIRAEERRKVRLWAEAVQNRAELVNYTERLFERLRDEERKKVQLLADAMQRLGRAEETDFSFYLRVVSDNTTVPVVIVDARREVKFHRNLDTAVVNHPDRLRAEVDSMAALRPAIEIAIHGNQKQYLYYKDSKVFTELQEVMDGIIRSFISETVMSTAAVPVIYTDSTRTRILETANVEEEVRADTAALGARLAAMAQVNAPIAIDLPGKGRNYIFYEESLVIRQLRYFPYVQLAILALFLLVAYALFSVFRNAEQNQVWVGMAKETAHQLGTPLSSLMAWIELLKQQDTDPAAIAEMRKDLDRLEVITERFSKIGSAPALAPEKLYHTLRATVLYLRPRLPARARIEVTAPQDTELQVPLNRPLFSWVIENLIRNAIDAMEGEGSIAIEIVPEAGQVHVDVTDSGKGIPSAQHRTVFQPGFTTKKRGWGLGLSLSKRIIEQYHGGRIFVKRSAPGKGTTFRITLKT, encoded by the coding sequence GTGGATCTGTATTCGCGCAAGCAACGCTGGAAGCTGGTGCTGGCCGCCGTGGCCATGCTCCTCGTGGGCGCCTCGCTGTGGTACAGCAGCCGCATCGTGGAGGATATCCGCGCCGAGGAGCGCAGAAAGGTGAGGCTCTGGGCCGAGGCCGTGCAGAACCGCGCCGAACTGGTGAACTACACCGAACGGCTCTTCGAGCGGCTGCGCGATGAGGAGCGGAAAAAGGTGCAGCTGCTGGCGGATGCCATGCAGCGCCTGGGGCGCGCCGAGGAGACCGACTTCTCCTTCTACCTCCGCGTGGTGAGCGACAACACCACCGTGCCCGTGGTGATCGTGGACGCACGTCGCGAGGTGAAGTTCCACCGCAACCTCGACACGGCCGTGGTCAACCACCCCGATCGCCTGCGGGCCGAAGTGGACAGCATGGCCGCCTTGCGTCCGGCCATCGAGATCGCCATCCATGGCAATCAGAAGCAGTACCTCTACTACAAGGACAGCAAGGTGTTCACCGAGCTGCAGGAGGTGATGGATGGCATCATCCGCAGCTTCATCTCCGAGACCGTGATGAGCACCGCTGCCGTGCCGGTGATCTACACCGACAGCACACGCACGCGCATCCTGGAGACGGCGAACGTGGAGGAGGAGGTGCGTGCGGATACCGCCGCCCTGGGCGCCCGGCTGGCGGCCATGGCCCAGGTGAATGCGCCCATCGCCATCGACCTGCCCGGCAAGGGGCGCAACTACATCTTCTACGAGGAGAGCCTCGTGATCCGGCAGCTCCGCTACTTCCCCTATGTGCAGCTGGCCATCCTCGCCCTCTTCCTGCTGGTGGCCTACGCGCTGTTCAGCGTGTTCCGCAATGCCGAGCAGAACCAGGTGTGGGTGGGCATGGCCAAGGAGACGGCGCACCAGCTGGGCACGCCCCTCAGCTCGCTCATGGCCTGGATCGAGCTGCTCAAGCAGCAGGATACCGACCCGGCGGCCATCGCGGAGATGCGCAAGGACCTCGACCGCCTGGAGGTGATCACCGAGCGCTTCTCCAAGATCGGCTCGGCGCCGGCCCTCGCGCCCGAGAAGCTCTACCACACCCTGCGCGCCACGGTGCTCTACCTGCGTCCGCGGCTGCCGGCGCGAGCCCGCATCGAGGTGACCGCTCCGCAGGACACCGAACTGCAGGTGCCGCTGAACCGCCCGCTCTTCAGCTGGGTGATCGAGAACCTCATCCGCAATGCCATCGATGCCATGGAGGGCGAGGGCTCCATCGCCATCGAGATCGTTCCCGAGGCCGGGCAGGTGCACGTGGACGTGACCGATTCCGGCAAGGGGATCCCGTCCGCGCAGCACCGCACCGTCTTCCAGCCCGGCTTCACCACCAAGAAGCGCGGCTGGGGCCTGGGCCTGTCCCTGAGCAAGCGCATCATCGAGCAGTACCACGGCGGCCGCATCTTCGTCAAGCGGAGCGCGCCGGGCAAAGGCACCACGTTCCGCATCACCCTCAAGACCTGA
- a CDS encoding YraN family protein, which translates to MAEHNRTGAEGEQLACRYLEERGFEVLERNWTHGKLEIDIVARHERCIVFVEVKTRSTSQHGEPEEAVKKGKRGKLIKAANAYILATGCDLAARFDIVSVILHPSGKPYIHHIPDAFYPTNHDKPF; encoded by the coding sequence ATGGCCGAGCATAACCGCACCGGCGCCGAGGGTGAGCAACTGGCGTGCCGTTACCTGGAGGAGCGCGGCTTCGAGGTGCTGGAGCGCAACTGGACCCACGGCAAGCTGGAGATCGACATCGTGGCACGGCACGAGCGCTGCATCGTGTTCGTGGAAGTGAAGACCCGCAGCACCAGCCAGCACGGCGAGCCCGAAGAGGCGGTGAAGAAGGGCAAGCGCGGCAAGCTCATCAAGGCTGCCAATGCCTATATCCTGGCCACCGGGTGCGACCTTGCGGCCCGATTCGACATCGTGAGCGTGATCTTGCACCCCTCGGGGAAGCCCTACATCCACCACATCCCCGACGCGTTCTATCCCACCAACCATGACAAGCCGTTCTAA
- a CDS encoding DUF502 domain-containing protein, producing MALNGRRTGRIVLGFFFRGLLLLVPITVIVWTLWRVLAFLDGIIPLDIPGLGLATLLAIITVVGWLGSTILFQPLADFGDELLQRVPVIKTMYGALKDLMEALVGSKRKFDRPVMVRLGAGMEAHRLGFITQEDLQHLGIGPDMVAVYFPHAFAWSGNLMVVPRANVRPIDAEPADVMKFVVSGGVSKVADE from the coding sequence ATGGCGCTGAACGGCCGACGCACGGGACGCATCGTCCTCGGGTTCTTCTTCCGGGGGCTTTTGCTGCTGGTGCCCATCACCGTCATCGTATGGACGCTCTGGCGGGTGCTGGCCTTCCTCGATGGCATCATCCCGCTCGACATTCCGGGCCTGGGCCTGGCTACGCTCCTCGCGATCATCACCGTGGTGGGCTGGCTGGGCAGTACCATCCTCTTCCAGCCCTTGGCGGATTTCGGCGATGAATTGCTGCAGCGCGTGCCGGTGATCAAGACCATGTACGGCGCCCTGAAGGACTTGATGGAGGCCCTCGTGGGCAGCAAGCGCAAGTTCGACCGGCCGGTGATGGTGCGGCTTGGCGCGGGCATGGAGGCGCATCGCCTCGGCTTCATCACCCAGGAGGACCTGCAGCATCTGGGCATCGGGCCGGACATGGTGGCGGTCTACTTCCCCCACGCCTTCGCTTGGAGCGGCAACCTCATGGTGGTGCCCCGAGCCAATGTGAGGCCGATTGATGCGGAGCCGGCCGATGTCATGAAGTTCGTGGTGAGCGGAGGGGTCTCCAAAGTCGCCGACGAATGA
- a CDS encoding LD-carboxypeptidase, translating to MLMPPPLRPGDTIAIVPTARAITAEELRDGIALAEGWGLRVKLGAGIGRKRFQQAGTAEERAADLQAALDDPAVRAIWCARGGYGTVHLLDHLDLSALRRDPKWIVGFSDITVLHNALHNIGIASLHAQMPFNIGAKTEATRETLRAALFGEMFQVVATSFGPRATGLSGDAKPVAGSPWPTARVGQCEGVLIGGNLSLLYALRGTPYDIDPRGKILFIEDLDELLYHMDRMLQNLRLAGWFKGLAGLIVGGMSDMLDKNPDDPFGKTAERIIADAVGDSAYPVCFGFPAGHIDDNRALIFGQQARLTVEPEGAMLTYSQGHTI from the coding sequence GTGCTCATGCCGCCCCCCCTGCGCCCCGGCGACACCATCGCCATCGTCCCCACTGCGCGCGCCATCACCGCGGAGGAGCTGCGCGACGGCATCGCGCTCGCCGAGGGCTGGGGCCTTAGGGTGAAGCTGGGCGCGGGCATCGGACGCAAGCGTTTCCAGCAGGCCGGCACCGCCGAGGAGCGCGCCGCCGATCTCCAAGCCGCGCTGGATGACCCCGCCGTCCGCGCCATCTGGTGCGCCCGCGGCGGCTACGGCACCGTGCACCTGCTGGACCACCTCGATCTTTCGGCGCTGCGCCGCGACCCCAAATGGATCGTGGGTTTCAGCGACATCACCGTGCTGCATAATGCCCTGCACAACATCGGCATCGCCAGCCTGCACGCGCAGATGCCCTTCAACATCGGGGCGAAGACAGAGGCCACGCGGGAGACGCTGCGGGCCGCGCTGTTCGGGGAGATGTTCCAAGTGGTGGCCACGAGCTTCGGGCCACGGGCCACGGGCTTGAGCGGGGACGCCAAGCCCGTGGCCGGCAGCCCATGGCCCACAGCCCGCGTCGGCCAGTGCGAAGGCGTATTGATCGGTGGCAACCTCTCCCTGCTCTACGCCCTGCGCGGCACGCCCTACGACATCGACCCGCGTGGCAAGATCCTGTTCATCGAGGACCTCGACGAGCTGCTCTACCACATGGACCGCATGCTGCAGAACCTGCGGTTGGCGGGCTGGTTCAAGGGGCTGGCCGGGCTGATTGTGGGCGGCATGAGCGACATGCTCGACAAGAACCCGGACGATCCCTTTGGGAAGACCGCTGAGCGGATCATCGCCGATGCCGTGGGCGATTCCGCCTACCCCGTCTGCTTCGGCTTCCCCGCCGGCCACATCGACGACAACAGGGCGCTCATCTTCGGGCAGCAGGCGCGGCTCACCGTTGAGCCGGAGGGCGCGATGCTCACCTACAGCCAAGGGCATACCATCTGA
- a CDS encoding MmcQ/YjbR family DNA-binding protein has translation MTIEELQAHCSTKSGVSWDAPFGPDVLVFRVAGKIFALAPLDVFATINLKCDPERAIELRERYPGIVPGYHMNKRHWNTVEVTGSVPRKLLLELVDHSYALVRASLPKKVREQLD, from the coding sequence ATGACCATCGAAGAGCTGCAGGCCCATTGCAGCACCAAGTCCGGTGTGAGCTGGGATGCACCCTTTGGGCCCGACGTGCTGGTGTTCCGCGTGGCCGGGAAGATCTTTGCACTGGCACCGCTCGATGTCTTCGCCACCATCAACCTGAAGTGCGACCCGGAGCGCGCCATCGAGCTGCGCGAGCGCTACCCGGGCATCGTGCCCGGCTACCACATGAACAAGCGGCATTGGAACACGGTGGAGGTCACCGGGTCCGTCCCGCGCAAGCTGCTCCTCGAGCTGGTGGACCACAGCTATGCGCTGGTGCGGGCCAGCCTGCCGAAAAAGGTGCGCGAGCAGCTCGATTAG
- a CDS encoding pseudouridine synthase, protein MRLNRYLAMSGVASRRDADALIKAGVVTVNGQVVTELGTKVKPTDKVHYGGQRLSRETKRYVLLNKPKDFLTTTEDPRDRRTVMALVEQACAERIYPVGRLDRNTTGLLLLTNDGDLAKKLTHPSHGAEKIYHVTLDKSVTKADLDQLVEGVPLEDGPARADEARYVEGASRREVGLKLHMGRNRVVRRMFEALGYEVVKLDRVVFAGLTKKDLPRGKWRHLSEKEVLFLTKRK, encoded by the coding sequence ATCCGCCTGAATCGCTACCTCGCCATGAGCGGCGTAGCCAGCCGGCGCGATGCCGATGCGCTCATCAAGGCCGGCGTGGTCACCGTGAACGGCCAGGTGGTGACCGAGCTGGGCACCAAAGTGAAGCCCACCGACAAGGTGCACTACGGCGGCCAGCGCCTCAGCCGCGAGACCAAGCGCTACGTGCTTCTGAACAAGCCCAAGGACTTCCTCACCACCACCGAGGACCCGCGCGATCGTCGCACGGTTATGGCCTTGGTGGAGCAGGCCTGCGCAGAGCGCATCTACCCGGTGGGCCGCCTGGACCGCAACACCACCGGCCTGCTGCTGCTCACCAACGACGGCGACCTGGCCAAGAAGCTCACCCATCCCAGCCACGGCGCCGAGAAGATCTACCACGTGACGCTGGACAAGAGCGTGACCAAGGCCGACCTTGACCAGCTGGTTGAAGGCGTGCCCTTGGAAGATGGCCCCGCCCGCGCCGATGAGGCGCGTTATGTGGAAGGGGCCAGCCGCCGCGAGGTGGGCCTTAAGCTCCACATGGGCCGCAACCGCGTGGTACGCCGCATGTTCGAGGCCCTCGGCTACGAGGTGGTGAAGCTGGATCGCGTGGTCTTCGCGGGCCTCACCAAGAAGGACCTGCCGCGCGGGAAATGGCGGCACCTGAGCGAAAAGGAGGTGCTGTTCCTGACCAAGCGGAAGTAG
- the hemW gene encoding radical SAM family heme chaperone HemW, which translates to MAGLYVHIPFCRKACTYCDFHFSISTRGREAVLGAMHRELEARSAEPAAPLGTIYFGGGTPSLLAPQAIGAFVEQARRLLAVEAGAEVTLEANPDDITEARLEQWRAIGITRISLGTQSFREDRLRWMGRAHDADQALRSIGLIAKAGFASWTIDLIYGLPGMTLQEWEEQLRIALDHGLPHLSAYCLTVEPRTALAHQVGKHLVAMPGDEAQSDQFELLMQRMREAGLEHYEISNFGRPGHWSRHNTSYWEGVPYLGIGPSAHSFFGTRRRWNVANNARYVHGVAAGAGYWEEEALTRAQRTNERLLTGLRTSRGVELSMLELDVLRLQRAAVDRWMRTGHMELRDGRLVLTGAGRHFADRIASDLFIVDDAG; encoded by the coding sequence ATGGCCGGCCTATACGTGCACATCCCGTTCTGCCGGAAGGCCTGCACGTACTGCGACTTCCACTTCAGCATCTCCACGCGCGGGCGCGAGGCGGTGCTCGGTGCCATGCATCGCGAACTGGAGGCGCGCAGCGCTGAGCCGGCTGCGCCGCTCGGAACGATCTATTTCGGCGGCGGCACCCCCAGCCTGCTCGCGCCGCAGGCGATCGGGGCCTTCGTGGAGCAGGCGCGCCGCTTGCTCGCCGTGGAAGCCGGCGCCGAGGTCACCTTGGAGGCGAACCCGGATGACATCACCGAGGCACGGCTGGAGCAGTGGCGGGCCATCGGCATCACGCGGATCAGCCTCGGTACACAGAGCTTCCGCGAGGACCGGTTGCGGTGGATGGGCCGCGCGCATGACGCGGACCAGGCCCTGCGCAGCATCGGGCTGATCGCAAAGGCCGGATTCGCTTCCTGGACCATCGACCTCATCTACGGGCTGCCGGGCATGACCTTGCAGGAGTGGGAGGAGCAGCTCCGCATCGCCCTCGACCACGGCCTGCCGCACCTCAGCGCCTATTGCCTCACGGTGGAGCCCCGCACGGCGCTGGCCCACCAGGTGGGGAAGCACCTGGTGGCCATGCCGGGCGACGAGGCGCAGAGCGACCAGTTCGAGCTGCTGATGCAGCGCATGCGCGAGGCCGGCCTGGAGCATTACGAAATCAGCAACTTCGGCCGTCCGGGGCACTGGTCACGGCACAATACCAGCTATTGGGAAGGCGTGCCCTACCTGGGCATCGGGCCTTCCGCGCACTCCTTCTTCGGCACCCGCCGCCGCTGGAACGTGGCGAACAACGCACGGTACGTCCATGGCGTGGCCGCCGGCGCCGGTTACTGGGAGGAGGAAGCGCTCACGCGCGCGCAGCGCACCAACGAGCGGCTGCTCACCGGCCTGCGCACCAGCCGCGGCGTTGAACTGTCGATGCTGGAGCTCGACGTGCTGCGCCTTCAACGGGCCGCCGTTGACCGATGGATGCGCACCGGGCATATGGAGCTGCGCGATGGGCGGTTAGTTTTGACCGGAGCGGGCAGGCACTTCGCGGACCGGATCGCAAGCGACCTGTTCATCGTGGACGATGCTGGCTGA
- a CDS encoding AsmA-like C-terminal region-containing protein, protein MLRKARTFLLAFAAVLVLAAGVLAVIATAYEDEVKARLVGAVNERLLAPVSVSGIDLTLLARFPSASIRLRDVKVDEVRTDGRPPDTLLAAEELFLEFNLLDLFGGDYTVQRIHGSAVRLYPGLDGHGAENFRIWRVDSGATADSPIALEELSVDGLVLRYTDARSGLLVRARSKALALAGRFGASSEVRLLGDAHLDRLERGGRVLLSDRETQLALRMAFGEGAFRITEGEVQLGRVPLQLSLAVLAGPKGKELELRASGLGLDLERTVEQLPAALRTPIDRFSLSGELDLAVRYGGLLDGPGPALSIGAKVNKAKLKEKRSGAAVTDLFGELALDLGPDGSVRRLKVKDLSARSGSGTLRADWTSGGVRNAQVKADIRCDMGIAELLRIAGVDTLELASGRLTADLKVQGNLRDMADLRPADLRALKVTGHAALSDATLKVKGIRHRVEQLHAELALQGNDATVRGLKAVVQGSPIELSGTLRNLLPFVLFEQERLVIEAKGSSERLDLAALLQSDAPKTGSSDYALVLPATIELDLRAQVDELLFEDFRATGINGTIRLKDRVLRASPVTFSTAEGAVLGSLELDARGGERSAFYPLAIDAQVKDIEVKALFREFRDFGQDFIGHRHLSGTARASIVFRAPLSPAMKLDRDRIACTIDIAVDNGAIKEQQQLLAVADYLRKNKLVAPFVDTDELRKRLTEIRFARLENRIEIRDGAVHVPLMDVRSNALDIELAGTHWFDDRIDHRLNFRLSDLFRLGKPAKDEFGPIADDGTGMRVFLRMRGTAQQPIFENDGAMAATKRRAQFQQEKQELRAILREDILGRKPEGTLAEKQRESTHGRIVIEPDSAAPPALVQDKPRRGIDRLFKDEKERDEGGKVTVEE, encoded by the coding sequence ATGCTGCGCAAGGCCCGCACCTTCCTCCTCGCGTTCGCTGCGGTGCTCGTGCTGGCTGCCGGCGTACTTGCGGTCATCGCCACGGCGTATGAGGATGAGGTGAAGGCCCGGCTGGTGGGTGCGGTGAATGAGCGCCTGCTCGCCCCCGTGAGCGTGAGCGGCATCGATCTCACCCTGTTGGCGCGCTTCCCCAGCGCCAGCATCCGGCTGCGCGATGTGAAGGTGGATGAGGTGCGCACCGATGGGCGCCCCCCCGATACACTGCTGGCAGCCGAGGAGCTCTTCCTGGAGTTCAACCTCCTCGACCTCTTCGGGGGCGACTACACCGTGCAGCGCATCCATGGCAGCGCGGTGCGGCTCTATCCCGGCCTCGATGGCCATGGAGCCGAGAACTTCCGCATCTGGCGCGTCGACTCCGGCGCCACCGCCGATTCGCCCATTGCGCTGGAGGAGCTGAGCGTCGATGGGCTGGTGCTGCGGTACACCGATGCGCGCTCGGGCCTGCTGGTGCGCGCACGCAGCAAGGCCCTTGCCCTGGCTGGACGTTTCGGAGCGTCCAGCGAGGTCCGGCTGCTGGGCGATGCCCATCTTGACCGGTTGGAGCGCGGCGGCCGCGTGCTGCTCAGCGACCGGGAGACCCAGCTTGCGCTCCGCATGGCCTTCGGCGAAGGCGCCTTCCGCATCACGGAGGGAGAGGTGCAGCTGGGCCGGGTGCCGCTGCAGCTCAGCTTGGCCGTGCTTGCCGGGCCCAAGGGAAAGGAACTGGAGCTGCGGGCCAGCGGCCTGGGCCTTGACCTGGAGCGCACCGTGGAGCAGCTGCCAGCGGCCCTGCGCACCCCCATCGACCGCTTCAGCCTGAGCGGCGAGCTGGACCTTGCAGTGCGCTACGGAGGGCTGCTGGACGGCCCTGGGCCGGCCCTGTCCATCGGCGCCAAGGTGAACAAGGCGAAGCTGAAGGAGAAGCGCAGCGGCGCAGCGGTCACCGATCTTTTCGGAGAGCTGGCCCTTGACCTGGGGCCTGATGGCAGCGTGCGCCGGTTGAAGGTGAAGGACCTGAGCGCACGCAGTGGCAGTGGAACCTTGCGCGCCGACTGGACATCGGGCGGCGTGCGCAATGCCCAGGTAAAGGCCGACATCCGGTGCGACATGGGCATCGCCGAACTCCTGCGCATCGCGGGCGTGGATACCCTGGAGCTGGCTTCCGGCCGGCTCACGGCCGACCTGAAGGTGCAGGGCAACCTGCGCGACATGGCCGATCTGCGGCCCGCTGACCTGCGGGCGCTGAAGGTCACCGGCCACGCGGCGCTCTCCGACGCCACGCTAAAGGTGAAGGGCATCCGCCACCGGGTGGAGCAGCTGCACGCCGAGCTGGCCCTCCAGGGCAACGATGCCACCGTGCGTGGGCTGAAGGCCGTGGTGCAGGGCAGTCCCATCGAGTTGAGCGGCACGCTGCGGAACCTGCTGCCCTTCGTGCTCTTCGAGCAGGAGCGCCTGGTGATCGAGGCCAAGGGCAGCAGCGAGCGGCTCGACCTGGCAGCGCTGCTGCAGAGCGATGCGCCCAAGACCGGCAGCAGCGATTACGCGCTGGTGCTGCCCGCCACCATCGAGCTCGACCTGCGCGCGCAAGTGGATGAGCTGCTCTTCGAGGACTTTCGGGCCACGGGCATCAACGGAACCATCCGCCTGAAGGACCGCGTGCTGCGTGCATCGCCGGTAACTTTCAGCACTGCCGAGGGCGCCGTACTGGGCAGCCTGGAACTGGATGCGCGTGGCGGTGAGCGATCCGCTTTCTATCCACTCGCCATCGATGCGCAGGTGAAGGACATCGAGGTGAAGGCCCTCTTCCGTGAGTTCCGGGATTTCGGGCAGGACTTCATCGGCCATCGGCACCTCAGCGGCACCGCCCGCGCCAGCATCGTCTTCCGCGCGCCGCTATCGCCTGCCATGAAGCTCGACCGCGACCGCATCGCCTGCACCATCGACATCGCGGTGGACAACGGCGCGATCAAGGAGCAGCAGCAACTGCTCGCCGTTGCCGACTACCTGCGCAAGAACAAGCTGGTGGCGCCCTTCGTGGATACCGATGAGTTGCGTAAGCGATTGACCGAGATCCGCTTCGCCAGGCTCGAGAACCGCATCGAGATCCGCGACGGCGCGGTGCATGTGCCGCTGATGGACGTGCGCAGCAATGCCCTGGACATCGAGCTGGCCGGCACGCATTGGTTCGACGACCGCATCGATCACCGCCTCAACTTCCGCCTCAGCGACCTTTTCCGCCTGGGCAAGCCAGCCAAGGATGAGTTCGGTCCCATCGCCGACGATGGCACCGGCATGCGCGTATTCCTGCGCATGCGCGGCACGGCGCAGCAGCCCATCTTCGAGAACGATGGCGCCATGGCTGCCACCAAGCGCCGCGCGCAGTTCCAGCAGGAGAAGCAGGAGCTGCGCGCCATCCTCCGGGAGGACATCCTGGGCAGGAAGCCGGAAGGCACATTGGCGGAGAAGCAGCGCGAGAGCACCCATGGCCGTATCGTCATCGAACCGGATAGCGCCGCCCCGCCGGCGCTGGTGCAGGATAAGCCGCGCAGGGGCATCGACCGCCTCTTCAAGGACGAGAAGGAGAGGGACGAGGGCGGGAAGGTGACGGTGGAGGAATAA